The Gymnogyps californianus isolate 813 unplaced genomic scaffold, ASM1813914v2 HiC_scaffold_43, whole genome shotgun sequence genome has a segment encoding these proteins:
- the LOC127028806 gene encoding olfactory receptor 14J1-like: MSNRSLIPEFLLLAFADTQELQLLHFWLFLGIYLAAFLGNGLIVTAVACDHCLHTPMYFFLLSLSLLDPGSISTTVPKAMANSLWDTRAISYAGCAAQVFFFPFLISSEYSLLTVMAYDRYVAICKPLHYGTLLGSRACVHMAAAAWGSGFLYAVLHTANTFSIPLCQGNALDQFFCEIPQILKLSCSDAYLREAGLLVVSGCLAFGCFVFIVLSYVQIFRVVLRIPSEQGRHKVFSTCLPHLAVVSLFLSTSAFAYLKPPSISSPFLDLLVAVLYTVLPPTFNPSSTA, encoded by the coding sequence ATGTCCAACAGAAGTTTGATCCCCGAGTTCCTCCTCTTGGCATTTGCAGACacacaggagctgcagctcttgcacttctggctcttcctgggcatctacctggctgccttCCTGGGAAACGGCCTCATCGTCACCGCCGTAGCCTGCGACCACTgcctccacacccccatgtacttcttcctcctcagtctCTCATTACTTGATcctggctccatctccaccactgttcccaaagccatggccaattccctctgggacaccagggccatctcctatGCAGGATGCGCtgcccaggtctttttctttcccttcttgatCTCATCAGAGTATTCTCTCCTCACagtcatggcctatgaccgctacgttgccatctgcaaacccctgcactacgggaccctcctgggcagcagagcttgtgtccacatggcagcagctgcctggggcagtggtTTCCtctatgctgtgctgcacacggccaatacattttccataccactctgccaaggcaatgccctggaccagttcttctgtgaaatcccccagatcctcaagctctcctgctcagaTGCCTACCTCAGAGAAGCTGGCCTTCTTGTGGTTAGTGGCTGTTTAGCATTTGGGTGTTTTGTGttcattgtgctgtcctatgtgcagatcttcagggtcgtgctgaggatcccctctgagcagggacggcacaaagtcttttccacgtgcctccctcacctggctgtggtctctttgtttctcagcaCCTCAGcttttgcctacctgaagcccccctccatctcttCCCCATTCTTGGATCTGTTGGTGGCTGTTCTCTATACAGTGCTGCCTCCAACCTTTAacccctcatctacagcatga